Proteins encoded by one window of Ramlibacter tataouinensis:
- the scpA gene encoding methylmalonyl-CoA mutase yields the protein MSSAPEFKPANLADWSKAAAKSAPGGDPAALNWVTPDGITVKPLYTAADLQGLPHTDTLPGFEPYLRGPQATMYAARPWTIRQYAGFSTAEESNAFYRKGLAAGGQGVSVAFDLATHRGYDSDHPRVTGDVGKAGVAIDSVEDMKILFDGIPLDKVSVSMTMNGAVLPVLAGYVVAAEEQGVAQDKLSGTIQNDILKEFMVRNTYIYPPEPSMRVVGDIIAYTARNMPKFNSISISGYHMQEAGANQALELAFTLADGKEYVKTALAKGLDVDEFAGRLSFFWAIGMNFYLEIAKMRAARLLWCRIMKGFGAKNPKSLMLRTHCQTSGWSLTEQDPYNNVVRTTIEAMAAVFGGTQSLHTNSFDEAIALPSEFSSRIARNTQLIIQEETHVTHVIDPWAGSYMMEKLTQDMADAAWAIIEEVEAMGGMTRAVDSGWAKLKIEAAAAEKQARIDSGKDVIVGVNKYRLAKEDPVEILEVDNHKVREQQVARLQQIRATRDGAKVQAALEALTAAAKSGQGNLLDLSIQAIRLRATVGEVSDALEKVFGRHRADTQKVTGVYAAAYDSAEGWDKLRGEIDQFASEQGRRPRVMIAKLGQDGHDRGSKVVATAFADLGFDVDIGPLFQTPEECARQAIENDVHAVGVSTLAAGHKTLVPAILAELKRQGADDIIVFVGGVVPQQDYDYLYQAGVKGIYGPGTPIPASAKDVLEQIKKAVAE from the coding sequence ATGAGCTCTGCCCCCGAATTCAAGCCAGCCAACCTGGCCGACTGGTCCAAGGCCGCCGCCAAGTCGGCGCCCGGCGGCGACCCCGCCGCCCTGAACTGGGTCACGCCCGACGGCATCACCGTCAAGCCGCTGTACACCGCGGCCGACCTGCAGGGCCTGCCGCACACCGACACGCTGCCCGGCTTCGAGCCCTACCTGCGCGGCCCCCAGGCCACCATGTACGCGGCTCGGCCCTGGACCATCCGCCAGTACGCCGGCTTCTCGACGGCCGAGGAATCCAACGCGTTCTACCGCAAGGGCCTGGCGGCCGGCGGCCAGGGCGTGTCGGTGGCCTTCGACCTGGCCACCCACCGCGGCTACGACAGCGACCACCCCCGCGTGACCGGCGACGTCGGCAAGGCCGGCGTGGCGATCGACTCGGTGGAGGACATGAAGATCCTGTTCGACGGCATCCCGCTCGACAAGGTCAGCGTGTCCATGACCATGAACGGCGCCGTGCTGCCGGTGCTGGCCGGCTACGTCGTGGCGGCCGAGGAGCAGGGCGTTGCGCAGGACAAGCTGTCCGGGACCATCCAGAACGACATCCTCAAGGAGTTCATGGTCCGCAACACCTACATCTACCCGCCCGAGCCGAGCATGCGGGTGGTCGGCGACATCATCGCCTACACGGCGAGGAACATGCCGAAGTTCAACTCGATCTCGATCTCCGGCTACCACATGCAGGAGGCGGGCGCGAACCAGGCGCTGGAGCTGGCCTTCACCCTGGCCGACGGCAAGGAGTACGTGAAGACCGCGCTGGCCAAGGGCCTGGACGTCGACGAGTTCGCCGGCCGCCTGTCGTTCTTCTGGGCGATCGGCATGAACTTCTACCTGGAGATCGCCAAGATGCGCGCCGCCCGCCTGCTGTGGTGCCGCATCATGAAGGGCTTCGGCGCGAAGAACCCCAAGAGCCTGATGCTGCGCACGCACTGCCAGACCTCGGGCTGGTCGCTGACCGAGCAGGACCCGTACAACAACGTGGTGCGCACCACCATCGAGGCGATGGCGGCGGTGTTCGGCGGCACCCAGTCGCTGCACACCAACAGCTTCGACGAGGCGATCGCGCTGCCTTCGGAGTTCTCCTCGCGCATCGCCCGCAACACCCAGCTGATCATCCAGGAAGAGACCCACGTCACCCACGTGATAGACCCCTGGGCCGGCAGCTACATGATGGAAAAGCTGACCCAGGACATGGCCGACGCCGCCTGGGCCATCATCGAGGAAGTCGAGGCGATGGGCGGCATGACCCGCGCCGTCGATTCCGGCTGGGCCAAGCTGAAGATCGAGGCGGCGGCCGCCGAGAAGCAGGCCCGCATCGACTCGGGCAAGGACGTGATCGTCGGGGTCAACAAGTACCGGCTGGCCAAGGAAGACCCGGTCGAGATCCTCGAGGTGGACAACCACAAGGTGCGCGAGCAGCAGGTCGCGCGGCTGCAGCAGATCCGCGCGACGCGCGATGGTGCCAAGGTGCAGGCGGCGCTGGAAGCGCTGACTGCCGCGGCCAAGAGCGGGCAGGGCAACCTGCTGGACCTGAGCATCCAGGCGATCCGCCTGCGCGCCACGGTCGGCGAGGTGTCCGACGCACTCGAGAAAGTCTTCGGGCGCCACCGCGCCGATACGCAAAAGGTGACCGGCGTGTATGCAGCTGCCTACGACTCGGCCGAGGGCTGGGACAAGTTGAGGGGCGAGATCGACCAGTTCGCCAGCGAGCAGGGCCGCCGGCCGCGGGTGATGATCGCCAAGCTGGGCCAGGACGGCCATGACCGCGGCTCCAAGGTGGTCGCCACCGCGTTCGCGGACCTGGGCTTCGACGTCGACATCGGGCCGCTGTTCCAGACCCCCGAGGAGTGCGCGCGCCAGGCGATCGAGAACGACGTGCACGCCGTCGGCGTGTCGACGCTGGCGGCCGGCCACAAGACCCTGGTGCCGGCCATCCTGGCCGAGCTGAAGCGGCAGGGCGCCGACGACATCATCGTGTTCGTCGGCGGCGTGGTGCCGCAGCAGGACTACGACTACCTGTACCAGGCCGGCGTCAAGGGCATCTACGGACCCGGCACGCCGATCCCGGCCAGCGCCAAGGACGTGCTGGAGCAGATCAAGAAAGCGGTGGCCGAGTGA
- the meaB gene encoding methylmalonyl Co-A mutase-associated GTPase MeaB produces the protein MSLAPLVTGPAGAAQRRAIAKAITLLESTRADHRAQADELLTELLPHAGRSFRLGISGVPGVGKSTFIETLGLYLIGQGHRVAVLAVDPSSTVSGGSILGDKTRMEQLSADERAYIRPSPSGGTLGGVADKTREALLVCEAAGYDVVIVETVGVGQSETAVHGMTDMFVLLQLPNAGDDLQAIKKGVMELADLVVINKADLDAVAATRAQAQITSALRILTQQGRERGGWLPQVLEISALKGEGVDRFWSAVSRFRELRQASGELASRRRHQARAWMWERIESGLRHDFRQHPQVQALLPQLTDEVEQGSVPASTAARRLLATWQAKT, from the coding sequence ATGAGCCTCGCGCCGCTGGTGACGGGCCCGGCCGGTGCGGCGCAGCGCCGCGCCATCGCCAAGGCCATCACCCTGCTGGAGTCGACCCGGGCCGACCACCGGGCGCAGGCCGACGAGTTGCTCACCGAGCTGCTGCCGCACGCCGGCCGCTCCTTTCGCCTGGGCATCTCGGGCGTGCCCGGCGTCGGCAAGAGCACGTTCATCGAGACCCTGGGCCTGTACCTGATCGGGCAGGGACATCGGGTCGCGGTGCTGGCGGTCGATCCGTCCAGCACCGTCTCGGGCGGCTCCATCCTGGGCGACAAGACGCGGATGGAGCAGCTCTCCGCGGACGAGCGCGCCTACATCCGGCCCAGTCCGTCCGGCGGCACGCTGGGCGGGGTGGCCGACAAGACGCGCGAGGCGCTGCTGGTGTGCGAGGCCGCGGGCTACGACGTCGTGATCGTCGAGACCGTCGGTGTCGGCCAGAGCGAGACCGCGGTGCACGGCATGACCGACATGTTCGTGCTGCTGCAACTGCCCAATGCCGGCGACGACCTGCAGGCGATCAAGAAGGGCGTGATGGAGCTGGCCGACCTGGTGGTGATCAACAAGGCCGACCTCGATGCAGTCGCCGCCACCCGCGCCCAGGCGCAGATCACCAGCGCGCTGCGGATCCTGACCCAGCAGGGGCGCGAGCGCGGCGGCTGGTTGCCGCAGGTGCTGGAGATCAGCGCGCTCAAGGGCGAGGGCGTGGACCGCTTCTGGTCCGCCGTCAGCCGCTTCCGCGAGCTGCGTCAGGCCAGCGGCGAACTCGCATCGCGGCGCCGGCACCAGGCCCGCGCCTGGATGTGGGAGCGCATCGAAAGCGGCCTGCGGCACGACTTCCGCCAGCACCCTCAGGTGCAGGCGCTCCTGCCGCAGCTGACCGACGAGGTGGAGCAGGGCAGCGTGCCGGCCTCCACCGCCGCCCGGCGCCTGCTGGCGACGTGGCAGGCCAAGACCTGA
- a CDS encoding acyl-CoA carboxylase subunit beta, producing MQDILDQLEKKRAAARLGGGAKRIDAQHKKGKLTARERLELLLDEGTFEEWDMFVEHRCHDFGMQDNKVPGDGVVTGYGMINGRLVFVFSQDFTVFGGALSEAHAEKICKVMDQAMKVGAPVIGLNDSGGARIQEGVASLGGYADVFQRNVLASGVVPQISMIMGPCAGGAVYSPAMTDFIFMVRDSSYMFVTGPEVVKTVTHEEVTAEELGGATTHTTRSGVADLAFENDVEALVMLRRLFNYLPLNNREKPPTRPSNDPVDRMDYSLDTLVPDNPNKPYDMKELIVKTVDDGDFFELQPEYAKNIVIGFARMEGQTVGIVANQPLVLAGCLDIKSSIKAARFVRFCDAFNIPVLTFVDVPGFMPGTSQEYGGIIKHGAKLLFAYAECTVPKVTVITRKAYGGAYDVMSSKHLRGDVNFAWPNAEIAVMGAKGAVEIIFREDKNDPAKLAAREAEYKARFANPFVAGARGFIDDVILPHETRKRICRSLVMLRDKKLENPWRKHGNIPL from the coding sequence ATGCAGGACATCCTGGACCAACTGGAGAAGAAGCGCGCCGCGGCGCGCCTGGGCGGCGGCGCCAAGCGCATCGACGCTCAGCACAAGAAGGGCAAGCTGACCGCCCGCGAGCGGCTGGAGCTGCTGCTGGACGAGGGCACGTTCGAGGAATGGGACATGTTCGTCGAGCACCGCTGCCACGACTTCGGCATGCAGGACAACAAGGTGCCGGGCGACGGCGTCGTCACCGGCTACGGCATGATCAACGGCCGGCTGGTGTTCGTCTTCAGCCAGGACTTCACCGTGTTCGGCGGCGCGCTGTCGGAGGCGCACGCCGAGAAGATCTGCAAGGTGATGGACCAGGCCATGAAGGTCGGCGCGCCGGTGATCGGGCTGAACGACTCCGGCGGCGCCCGCATCCAGGAAGGCGTGGCCTCGCTGGGCGGCTACGCCGACGTGTTCCAGCGCAACGTGCTGGCGTCCGGCGTGGTGCCGCAGATCAGCATGATCATGGGGCCGTGCGCGGGCGGTGCGGTGTATTCGCCGGCCATGACCGACTTCATCTTCATGGTGCGCGACAGCTCCTACATGTTCGTCACCGGTCCCGAAGTGGTGAAGACGGTGACGCACGAGGAGGTGACGGCCGAGGAACTGGGCGGCGCCACGACCCACACCACGCGCAGCGGCGTGGCCGACCTGGCGTTCGAGAACGACGTCGAGGCGCTGGTGATGCTGCGCCGGCTGTTCAACTACCTGCCGCTGAACAACCGCGAGAAGCCGCCCACCCGCCCCAGCAACGATCCGGTGGACCGCATGGACTACTCGCTCGACACGCTTGTGCCGGACAACCCCAACAAGCCCTACGACATGAAGGAGCTGATCGTCAAGACGGTGGACGACGGCGACTTCTTCGAGCTGCAGCCCGAGTACGCCAAGAACATCGTGATCGGCTTCGCCCGCATGGAGGGCCAGACCGTGGGCATCGTGGCCAACCAGCCGCTGGTGCTGGCCGGCTGCCTGGACATCAAGAGCTCGATCAAGGCGGCGCGCTTCGTGCGCTTCTGCGATGCCTTCAACATCCCGGTGCTCACCTTCGTCGACGTGCCCGGCTTCATGCCCGGCACCAGCCAGGAGTACGGCGGCATCATCAAGCACGGCGCCAAGCTGCTGTTCGCCTATGCCGAGTGCACCGTGCCCAAGGTGACGGTGATCACGCGCAAGGCCTACGGCGGCGCCTACGACGTGATGAGCTCCAAGCACCTGCGCGGCGACGTCAACTTCGCCTGGCCCAACGCCGAGATCGCGGTGATGGGTGCCAAGGGCGCGGTGGAGATCATCTTCCGCGAGGACAAGAACGACCCGGCCAAGCTGGCCGCGCGGGAGGCCGAGTACAAGGCCCGCTTTGCCAACCCGTTCGTCGCCGGCGCCCGCGGCTTCATCGACGACGTGATCCTGCCCCACGAGACCCGCAAGCGCATCTGCCGCTCGCTGGTGATGCTGCGCGACAAGAAGCTGGAGAACCCGTGGCGCAAGCACGGGAACATCCCGCTCTGA
- a CDS encoding acetyl-CoA carboxylase biotin carboxylase subunit yields MFDKILIANRGEIACRVIKTARKMGIKTVAVYSDADRDARHVQLADEAVHIGAAPSRESYLRADRIIEACKQTGAQAVHPGYGFLSENEAFARQVEEEGIAFIGPKHHSIAAMGDKIASKKLAKEAKVNTIPGWNDAIESAEQAVQIARDIGYPVMIKASAGGGGKGLRVAWNDKEALEGFTSCRNEARNSFGDDRVFIEKFVEEPRHIEIQVLGDAHGHVIYLNERECSIQRRHQKVIEEAPSPFISDETRKAMGEQAVALAKAVKYQSAGTVEFVVGKDQSFYFLEMNTRLQVEHPVTECITGLDLVELMIRVAAGEKLPLAQADVKREGWAIECRINAEDPFRNFLPSTGRLVRFQPPRETMWAADPEHLLGVRVDTGVAEGGEIPMYYDSMIAKLIVHGSDRNDAIAKMRAALDAFVIRGISSNVPFQAALLAHAEFVAGRFNTGFIAEHYGKGFRSEDVTHDDPDFLVALTAYVNRRALQRSAGISGQMRGHEFRVGEDYVVVKLGEDGQHQRQAARVTDFKAVSGSSVVETNGRRYEICSNWHLGGARIRGTVDGKPFTAQVERGLPKNPLAIAVSHNGTRLAALVFTPRTAQLHELMPYKAPPDMSRYVLSPMPGLLVDVAVQPGQKVQAGERVAVIEAMKMENVLFAAADGVVGKVLAAKGESLAVDQPIVEFV; encoded by the coding sequence ATGTTTGACAAGATCCTTATCGCGAACCGCGGCGAGATCGCCTGCCGCGTCATCAAGACCGCCCGCAAGATGGGCATCAAGACGGTGGCCGTGTACTCGGACGCCGACCGCGACGCGCGGCACGTGCAGCTGGCCGACGAGGCGGTTCACATCGGCGCCGCCCCCAGCCGCGAGAGCTACCTGCGCGCCGACCGCATCATCGAGGCCTGCAAGCAGACCGGCGCGCAGGCGGTTCACCCTGGCTACGGCTTCCTGTCGGAGAACGAGGCCTTCGCCCGGCAGGTCGAGGAAGAGGGCATCGCCTTCATCGGCCCCAAGCACCACTCGATCGCCGCCATGGGCGACAAGATCGCCTCCAAGAAGCTGGCCAAGGAAGCGAAGGTCAACACCATCCCCGGCTGGAACGACGCCATCGAGTCGGCCGAGCAGGCGGTGCAGATCGCGCGCGACATCGGCTACCCGGTGATGATCAAGGCCAGCGCCGGCGGCGGCGGCAAGGGCCTGCGCGTGGCCTGGAACGACAAGGAGGCGCTGGAGGGCTTCACCTCCTGCCGCAACGAGGCCCGCAACAGCTTCGGCGACGACCGTGTGTTCATCGAGAAGTTCGTCGAGGAGCCGCGCCACATCGAGATCCAGGTGCTGGGCGACGCGCACGGCCACGTGATCTACCTGAACGAGCGCGAATGCTCGATCCAGCGGCGCCACCAGAAGGTGATCGAGGAGGCGCCGTCGCCCTTCATCAGCGACGAGACGCGCAAGGCCATGGGCGAGCAGGCGGTGGCGCTGGCCAAGGCGGTGAAGTACCAGAGCGCGGGCACGGTGGAGTTCGTGGTCGGCAAGGACCAGAGCTTCTACTTCCTGGAGATGAACACCCGGCTGCAGGTGGAGCACCCGGTCACCGAGTGCATCACCGGGCTCGACCTGGTCGAGCTGATGATCCGGGTCGCGGCCGGCGAGAAGCTGCCGCTGGCGCAGGCCGACGTCAAGCGCGAGGGCTGGGCGATCGAGTGCCGCATCAATGCCGAGGACCCCTTCCGCAACTTCCTGCCCAGCACCGGGCGGCTGGTGCGCTTCCAGCCGCCGCGCGAGACCATGTGGGCGGCCGATCCCGAGCACCTCCTCGGCGTCCGCGTGGACACCGGCGTGGCCGAAGGCGGCGAGATCCCGATGTACTACGACTCGATGATCGCCAAGCTGATCGTGCACGGGTCGGACCGCAACGATGCGATCGCGAAGATGCGCGCGGCGCTCGACGCCTTCGTCATCCGCGGCATCTCCAGCAACGTGCCGTTCCAGGCGGCGCTGCTGGCCCATGCCGAGTTCGTCGCCGGCCGGTTCAACACCGGCTTCATCGCCGAGCACTACGGCAAGGGCTTCCGGTCCGAGGACGTCACGCACGACGACCCCGACTTCCTGGTGGCGCTGACCGCCTACGTCAACCGCCGCGCCCTGCAGCGCTCGGCCGGCATCAGCGGCCAGATGCGCGGGCACGAGTTCCGCGTCGGCGAAGACTACGTGGTGGTCAAGCTGGGCGAGGACGGGCAGCACCAGCGGCAGGCGGCCCGGGTGACCGACTTCAAGGCGGTGTCCGGCTCCAGCGTCGTCGAGACCAACGGCCGCCGCTACGAGATCTGCTCCAACTGGCACCTGGGCGGCGCGCGCATCCGCGGCACCGTCGATGGCAAGCCGTTCACGGCGCAGGTCGAGCGCGGGTTGCCCAAGAACCCGCTGGCCATCGCGGTCAGCCACAACGGCACGCGGCTGGCGGCCCTGGTGTTCACTCCGCGCACCGCCCAGCTGCACGAGCTGATGCCCTACAAGGCGCCGCCGGACATGAGCCGCTATGTGCTCTCGCCGATGCCGGGCCTGCTGGTGGACGTGGCCGTGCAGCCCGGCCAGAAGGTGCAGGCCGGCGAGCGGGTGGCCGTGATCGAGGCCATGAAGATGGAGAACGTGCTGTTCGCCGCGGCCGACGGCGTGGTGGGCAAGGTGCTGGCCGCCAAGGGCGAGTCGCTGGCGGTGGACCAGCCGATCGTGGAGTTCGTCTGA